The Pseudomonas triclosanedens genome has a window encoding:
- a CDS encoding oxidoreductase, whose protein sequence is MQNSPFSALFEPIQIGPVRAKNRFYQTPHCNGMGALRPDAHARMRGIKAEGGWGVVNTANCSVHPSSDLLPEVLQTLWDDGDIPVLAKMVEAVHEHDALAGVQLAYSTYYNGNRFTREVPLGPMSRPVSGYQPVQVRGMDKEDIRNLLGWWAAASKRAMKAGFDIINVDSNFSTIAFQFLSPRNQRTDEYGGSLLNRTRLLRELIEVTRDATQGQCAISVRLIIDELCGANGLRAHEEGIEAIGMLAELPDLWDLVVGTWADDSPSSRFAAENDHEPFMIGIKSVTTKPVVGVGRFTSPDTMAGLLRRGVLDMVGAARPSIADPFLPNKIREGRYEDIRECIGCNICVSSHFAMTNLRCTQNPTMGEEWRRGWHPEYIAAKRSNDAVLVVGAGPAGLECARALGQRGYNVTLAERGTQLGGRVTREGEQLPGLREWLRVRDWRITQLHKMQNVGIYMDSNLCVQDILEFGAAHVVLATGSTWRADGVGRAADRPIPHDNTVKILTPDQIMDGELPADGPVLVYDDDHYYMGSVIAEKLAKAGHSVTLATPAAEISAFTANTLELSRVTRRLDEAGVHMLTHSVLGKISGERALLVHVHTAKAHEIHVATIVMVTARLPNEQLYYDLKEEAKGNIDGGIKSVGRIGDCLAPAAIFQAVYTGHKYAREFEESEEHVAMKRERIQLQEV, encoded by the coding sequence ATGCAGAACTCCCCGTTTTCCGCTCTATTTGAGCCTATTCAGATTGGCCCGGTTCGGGCGAAGAATCGCTTTTATCAGACACCGCATTGCAATGGCATGGGGGCCTTGCGTCCTGATGCTCACGCGCGCATGCGCGGGATAAAAGCTGAGGGCGGCTGGGGGGTTGTGAACACTGCAAACTGCTCTGTCCATCCGTCGAGCGACCTTCTTCCCGAGGTATTGCAGACGCTGTGGGACGACGGTGATATCCCGGTGCTCGCAAAAATGGTTGAGGCCGTGCACGAGCATGATGCCCTGGCTGGCGTGCAACTGGCTTACTCGACTTATTACAACGGCAACCGGTTTACCCGCGAAGTGCCGCTTGGGCCGATGTCTCGACCGGTCAGTGGGTATCAGCCAGTTCAAGTCCGTGGGATGGATAAAGAGGATATCCGTAATCTCCTCGGCTGGTGGGCGGCAGCATCGAAGCGCGCGATGAAAGCGGGCTTCGATATCATCAACGTCGACTCCAACTTTTCAACTATTGCTTTCCAGTTCCTGTCACCTCGAAACCAGCGGACAGATGAGTATGGTGGCAGTCTCCTCAATCGAACTCGCCTGCTCAGGGAGCTGATTGAGGTGACTCGCGATGCAACTCAAGGGCAGTGCGCGATCAGCGTTCGGCTCATCATTGATGAGCTGTGCGGAGCTAATGGTCTGAGAGCCCACGAGGAAGGTATTGAGGCTATTGGGATGTTGGCTGAGCTTCCTGATCTATGGGATCTGGTCGTCGGTACCTGGGCCGATGATTCACCTAGCTCGCGATTCGCAGCAGAGAATGATCACGAGCCATTTATGATCGGCATAAAGTCAGTGACGACTAAACCGGTTGTTGGAGTCGGTCGTTTCACCTCCCCCGATACCATGGCTGGACTGCTGCGTCGGGGCGTCCTGGATATGGTAGGGGCCGCTCGTCCCTCCATCGCTGATCCGTTCCTCCCGAACAAGATCCGTGAGGGGCGGTATGAAGACATCCGCGAGTGCATCGGATGCAACATCTGCGTTTCGAGCCACTTTGCGATGACCAATCTGCGTTGCACGCAGAATCCAACCATGGGCGAAGAATGGCGTCGTGGGTGGCACCCGGAATACATCGCGGCCAAGCGTTCCAATGATGCCGTTCTTGTGGTCGGTGCGGGCCCAGCGGGCTTGGAGTGTGCACGGGCGCTTGGCCAACGAGGCTACAACGTAACGCTGGCAGAGCGTGGTACTCAACTCGGTGGTCGTGTGACGCGAGAAGGTGAGCAACTGCCGGGACTACGTGAGTGGCTTCGAGTTCGCGATTGGCGGATTACCCAGTTACATAAGATGCAGAATGTTGGCATCTACATGGATAGCAATCTCTGCGTCCAAGATATTCTTGAGTTTGGGGCTGCGCATGTTGTGCTTGCCACGGGATCTACCTGGCGAGCTGATGGTGTCGGGCGCGCTGCAGATCGTCCAATTCCCCACGACAACACAGTCAAGATACTCACGCCAGATCAAATTATGGATGGTGAGCTCCCAGCCGATGGGCCTGTCTTAGTCTATGACGATGATCATTACTACATGGGCAGTGTGATTGCGGAAAAACTAGCCAAAGCTGGACATTCAGTAACACTCGCAACTCCAGCAGCTGAAATCTCGGCATTCACCGCGAACACTCTGGAGCTATCGAGGGTGACCCGGCGCCTTGATGAGGCCGGTGTGCATATGCTCACTCACAGCGTCTTGGGAAAAATCTCAGGTGAACGCGCACTTCTCGTACATGTCCATACGGCGAAAGCGCATGAGATACATGTAGCGACAATTGTTATGGTGACAGCTCGACTGCCCAATGAACAGTTGTATTACGATCTGAAAGAAGAGGCTAAAGGGAATATTGATGGAGGGATAAAGTCGGTAGGCCGAATTGGTGACTGCTTAGCTCCTGCCGCAATATTCCAGGCCGTCTATACGGGGCATAAATATGCACGTGAGTTTGAGGAGTCAGAAGAGCACGTGGCAATGAAGAGGGAAAGGATTCAGCTGCAAGAAGTGTAA
- a CDS encoding ABC transporter ATP-binding protein, which yields MFAANNQTMRGYDGTSDAACNGTDLQVSFKDVCKSYDGDNWVVKGLNLDIKKGEFVSFLGPSGSGKTTTLMMLAGFESPSEGDIILDGSPIQNLPPEKRDMGVVFQNYALFPHLTVEENIAYPLKMRKVSKEKIQQQVAEVMRLVQLDKMGKRKPSELSGGQQQRVALARALVFEPKLVLMDEPLGALDKRLREDLQLEIKHICNRLNLTVVYVTHDQGEALTMSDRVAVFNDGVIQQLATPEEIYQRPANTFVATFVGENNKLHGVVQDVTNGIAEIRLNSGGAIKARASLHARKGEQCTVVVRPEKISICTDVSECAMEGVVRESVFYGDELRVHVEIGNGCLLVLRTSGDERSESYQPGASIKVGWRPEDCEALDYLP from the coding sequence ATGTTCGCTGCTAACAATCAAACAATGCGTGGCTACGACGGCACCTCGGATGCCGCTTGTAACGGTACTGATCTCCAGGTTTCCTTCAAAGATGTCTGCAAATCGTACGATGGCGACAACTGGGTAGTCAAAGGGCTTAACCTAGACATCAAGAAGGGGGAGTTTGTGTCGTTTCTAGGGCCGTCCGGCTCTGGTAAAACAACGACGCTTATGATGCTCGCCGGCTTTGAAAGCCCTTCCGAAGGGGACATCATCCTGGATGGAAGTCCAATACAGAATCTCCCCCCCGAAAAAAGGGATATGGGCGTGGTGTTTCAGAACTATGCCCTTTTCCCGCATCTCACTGTCGAAGAGAACATCGCCTATCCGCTGAAAATGCGGAAAGTATCGAAAGAGAAAATTCAACAGCAGGTTGCAGAGGTAATGCGACTTGTTCAGTTGGACAAAATGGGTAAGCGGAAGCCATCGGAGCTTTCTGGTGGTCAACAACAACGCGTTGCCCTGGCGCGAGCTTTGGTTTTCGAACCAAAATTGGTCTTGATGGATGAGCCTCTGGGGGCTTTGGATAAACGACTGCGGGAAGATCTTCAACTAGAAATCAAGCATATCTGTAATCGACTCAATTTGACGGTTGTGTATGTTACTCACGACCAAGGTGAGGCACTCACCATGTCTGATCGAGTAGCCGTATTCAATGACGGTGTTATCCAGCAGCTCGCTACTCCAGAAGAAATATATCAGCGTCCCGCTAATACCTTTGTTGCAACCTTCGTTGGTGAGAACAACAAGCTGCATGGTGTAGTCCAAGACGTCACCAATGGGATTGCAGAAATCAGGTTGAATTCTGGTGGTGCTATTAAAGCGCGAGCATCGTTGCACGCGCGTAAGGGCGAGCAATGCACTGTTGTAGTTAGGCCGGAAAAAATTTCCATCTGCACTGACGTCAGTGAATGCGCGATGGAAGGGGTGGTTCGAGAGTCCGTATTCTACGGAGACGAACTGCGTGTGCACGTTGAAATTGGAAATGGCTGTCTTCTGGTTCTTCGAACTTCAGGGGATGAAAGAAGTGAGTCCTACCAGCCAGGGGCGAGTATAAAGGTGGGCTGGCGACCGGAAGACTGTGAAGCACTTGATTATCTGCCGTAA